Proteins from one Bradyrhizobium amphicarpaeae genomic window:
- the cyoB gene encoding cytochrome o ubiquinol oxidase subunit I, with protein sequence MLGKLDWSAIPFDQPIPLIAGAIVLVAILGVLTWVVVKGHLPYLWSEWITSVDHKRIGVMYILLASVMLLRGGSDAIMMRIQQAVAYQSQGYLPPEHYNQIFSAHGTIMIFFVAMPFVIGLMNLVVPLQLGVRDVAFPTLNSVGFWLTATGALLVNLSLVVGEFARTGWLAFPPLSELSYSPGVGVDYYAWSLQISGVGTLVAGINLVTTVLKLRTKGMNYLRMPMFCWTTLASNLLIVAAFPILTATLAMLLLDRYLGFHFFTNEAGGNIMMFMNLIWAWGHPEVYILVLPAFGIFSEVVSTFSGKALFGYRSMVLATMAICVISFMVWLHHFFTMGAGPDVNAIFGIASMIIAVPTGVKIYNWLFTMYGGRIRFATPMLWAVGFMVTFIVGGLTGVLLAVPPADFMLHNSMFLVAHFHNVIIGGVLFGAFAGFEYWFPKAFGFRLDERWGKLAFWFTFLGFFITFVPLYIAGMLGMTRRMQHYDVAAWRPWMIVAAIGMAVLTIGVICQIVQIVVSIRNREALRDRTGDPWDGRSLEWATSSPPPVFNFAFNPDVRGEDAYWDMKARAQQQSLERDRPDYQDIEMPRNSPTGFVCAFFATIMGFALIWHIWWMVILGGLGAWATFVVFAWRDHDEYVIPAEEVASIDRVNIEERRNLVSMAGAAR encoded by the coding sequence ATGCTCGGTAAGCTCGATTGGTCGGCCATTCCGTTCGATCAGCCAATACCGCTCATCGCCGGCGCGATTGTGCTGGTCGCGATCCTGGGCGTGCTGACCTGGGTCGTGGTGAAGGGGCACCTGCCTTATCTCTGGAGCGAATGGATCACCAGCGTCGATCACAAGCGCATCGGGGTCATGTACATCCTGCTGGCCTCCGTGATGCTGCTGCGCGGCGGCAGCGATGCCATCATGATGCGGATCCAGCAGGCGGTCGCCTACCAGTCGCAGGGCTATCTGCCGCCGGAGCACTACAACCAGATCTTCTCGGCGCACGGCACCATCATGATCTTCTTCGTGGCGATGCCGTTCGTGATCGGGCTGATGAACCTCGTCGTGCCGCTCCAGCTCGGCGTGCGCGACGTCGCGTTCCCGACGCTCAATTCGGTCGGGTTCTGGCTGACCGCGACCGGCGCGCTGCTGGTCAATCTCTCGCTCGTGGTCGGGGAGTTCGCGCGTACCGGCTGGCTCGCCTTTCCGCCGCTGTCGGAGCTGTCCTATTCGCCGGGCGTCGGCGTCGATTATTACGCTTGGTCGCTCCAGATCTCCGGCGTCGGTACGCTGGTGGCCGGCATCAATCTCGTCACCACGGTGCTGAAGCTGCGCACCAAGGGCATGAATTACCTGCGCATGCCGATGTTCTGCTGGACCACGCTGGCTTCCAACCTCCTCATCGTCGCGGCGTTCCCGATCCTCACCGCCACGCTCGCGATGCTGCTGCTCGACCGTTACCTCGGCTTCCATTTCTTCACCAACGAGGCCGGCGGCAACATCATGATGTTCATGAACCTGATCTGGGCCTGGGGACATCCGGAGGTCTATATCCTGGTGCTGCCGGCGTTCGGCATCTTCTCCGAGGTGGTGTCGACCTTCTCCGGCAAGGCGCTGTTCGGCTATCGCTCCATGGTGCTGGCGACCATGGCGATCTGCGTCATCTCCTTCATGGTCTGGCTGCATCATTTCTTCACGATGGGGGCGGGCCCCGACGTCAACGCCATCTTCGGCATCGCCAGCATGATCATCGCGGTGCCGACGGGCGTGAAGATCTACAATTGGCTGTTCACGATGTATGGCGGGCGCATCCGCTTCGCGACGCCGATGCTGTGGGCGGTCGGTTTCATGGTCACCTTCATCGTCGGCGGATTGACCGGTGTCTTGCTCGCGGTGCCGCCGGCCGACTTCATGCTCCATAACAGCATGTTCCTGGTGGCGCATTTCCACAACGTCATCATCGGCGGCGTGCTGTTCGGTGCCTTCGCCGGCTTCGAATACTGGTTTCCCAAGGCGTTTGGCTTCCGCCTCGACGAACGCTGGGGCAAGCTGGCGTTCTGGTTCACCTTCCTCGGCTTCTTCATCACCTTCGTCCCGCTCTACATTGCCGGCATGCTCGGCATGACCCGCCGCATGCAGCACTACGACGTCGCGGCGTGGCGGCCCTGGATGATCGTTGCAGCCATTGGCATGGCCGTGCTGACGATCGGCGTGATCTGCCAGATCGTGCAGATCGTGGTCAGCATCCGCAATCGCGAGGCGCTGCGCGACCGCACCGGCGATCCCTGGGACGGCCGATCGCTGGAATGGGCAACCTCGTCGCCGCCGCCGGTGTTCAACTTCGCCTTCAATCCCGACGTACGCGGCGAGGACGCCTATTGGGACATGAAGGCCCGCGCCCAGCAGCAATCGCTCGAACGCGACAGGCCGGACTATCAGGACATCGAGATGCCCCGGAATTCCCCGACCGGCTTCGTCTGCGCGTTCTTCGCCACCATCATGGGCTTTGCGCTGATCTGGCACATCTGGTGGATGGTGATTTTGGGTGGTCTCGGCGCGTGGGCGACGTTCGTGGTGTTCGCCTGGCGTGACCATGACGAATACGTCATTCCGGCCGAGGAAGTCGCATCGATCGACCGCGTCAATATCGAGGAGCGGCGCAACCTCGTCAGCATGGCGGGGGCAGCCCGATGA
- a CDS encoding cytochrome (ubi)quinol oxidase subunit III, with amino-acid sequence MTMTATAGHAQADPHHVGLVIEHPGPAPKRIVTAYGFWIFLLSDIVMFSCFFAAYAVLSGQTAGGPRGSEIFEQRNVAIETVCLLLSSFTCGMASIAADVRNRFWFYLGMTVTCLLGLIFLVIEFREFADLVARGYGPSRSAFLTAFFSLVGCHGLHVSAGVLWLLTMMAQVFAKGFRADVLRRMMCFALFWHALDIVWVGVFSVVYLLGSAA; translated from the coding sequence ATGACGATGACCGCGACCGCCGGCCACGCGCAGGCCGATCCCCATCACGTCGGGCTCGTCATCGAGCATCCCGGACCCGCGCCAAAACGGATCGTGACCGCCTACGGCTTCTGGATATTCCTGCTTTCCGACATCGTGATGTTCTCCTGCTTCTTCGCGGCCTATGCGGTGCTGTCTGGCCAGACCGCCGGCGGCCCGAGGGGCTCGGAGATCTTCGAGCAGAGAAACGTCGCGATCGAGACGGTCTGCCTGCTGTTGTCGAGCTTCACCTGTGGCATGGCCAGCATTGCTGCCGATGTGCGCAACCGGTTCTGGTTCTATCTCGGCATGACCGTGACTTGTCTGTTGGGACTCATATTCCTCGTGATCGAGTTCCGCGAATTCGCCGACCTCGTCGCGCGCGGCTATGGCCCTTCCCGCAGTGCCTTCCTGACCGCGTTCTTCTCGCTGGTCGGCTGCCACGGCCTGCATGTTTCGGCCGGCGTGCTCTGGCTGCTCACCATGATGGCGCAAGTGTTCGCGAAGGGCTTTCGCGCCGACGTCCTGCGCCGGATGATGTGCTTCGCGCTGTTCTGGCACGCGCTCGACATCGTCTGGGTCGGGGTGTTCTCCGTCGTCTATTTGCTTGGGAGCGCCGCATGA
- a CDS encoding cytochrome ubiquinol oxidase subunit II, with amino-acid sequence MNLLDPQGPVAAANSTILVDSVFIMLVIVVPTIFAILGFAFWFRASNSKARYRPDFVYSGRVEMVVWAIPALTVILLGGVAWIGSHQLDPAAPVPGTGSPVRIQAVSLDWKWLFIYPDQRIATVNTLTVPAGAELNFQLTSSSVMNTFFIPQLGSMIYTMNGMVTKLNLRADNEGKLKGLSAHFSGDGFPDMMFDVNVVSPLAFPDWVAATAKSDAVLNEDSYRKLMQQGIEKGRPTYRLEDPRLFDLIANQHIPPGPGPELISDAGRPHSGGHDAR; translated from the coding sequence ATGAATCTGCTTGACCCACAAGGGCCTGTGGCCGCGGCCAACAGCACCATTCTGGTCGATTCCGTCTTCATCATGCTCGTGATCGTGGTGCCGACCATTTTCGCGATTCTCGGCTTTGCATTCTGGTTTCGCGCCTCGAATTCAAAAGCGCGCTACCGGCCTGACTTCGTCTACTCCGGCCGCGTCGAGATGGTGGTGTGGGCAATCCCCGCGCTCACCGTCATTCTGCTCGGCGGCGTCGCCTGGATCGGCTCGCACCAGCTCGATCCCGCAGCACCAGTGCCGGGGACCGGAAGCCCCGTGCGGATCCAGGCGGTCTCGCTCGACTGGAAATGGCTGTTCATCTATCCGGACCAGCGCATCGCCACCGTCAACACGTTGACCGTGCCGGCCGGGGCCGAGCTGAACTTTCAGCTGACCTCGTCGAGCGTGATGAACACGTTCTTCATTCCGCAGCTCGGCAGCATGATCTACACCATGAACGGCATGGTGACGAAGCTGAACCTGCGCGCCGACAATGAAGGCAAGCTCAAGGGATTGTCGGCGCATTTTTCCGGCGACGGTTTTCCGGACATGATGTTCGACGTCAACGTGGTCTCGCCGCTCGCCTTTCCGGATTGGGTGGCGGCGACGGCGAAGTCCGACGCCGTGCTGAACGAGGACAGCTACAGGAAGCTGATGCAACAGGGCATCGAGAAGGGCAGGCCGACCTACCGTCTCGAAGACCCCAGGCTGTTCGACCTGATCGCAAACCAGCACATTCCGCCGGGGCCGGGGCCGGAGCTGATCTCCGATGCGGGACGTCCGCACAGTGGAGGGCACGATGCTCGGTAA
- a CDS encoding thermonuclease family protein, which translates to MSFRNVFAAARAFALILFFALSGFLASAEPASALTAAATVRDGNSVQLGDVTYRLDGVDAPELDQVCIDDHADPWTCGIEARDQLAKLINKRSVRCDDVGPEKSFGKRHRAICTAEGDKATLNEQLVKLGFAIAREPIKANVKPAAGEAKTASAGIWKGCFVAPQDFRAGKKDGALLGAACRADRDKEIRAVLFPEDLTMPPSCSIKGKLAVRARVTGNIGIYHLRGCPSYPATTKPDRWFCSEDDAQAAGFRKAYNCRRPK; encoded by the coding sequence ATGTCCTTCCGAAATGTCTTTGCCGCCGCCCGCGCTTTTGCGCTGATTTTGTTTTTCGCCTTGTCCGGATTTCTGGCGTCTGCCGAGCCGGCGTCCGCGCTGACCGCCGCCGCGACAGTCCGTGACGGCAACTCCGTCCAGCTTGGCGACGTCACCTACCGGCTCGACGGCGTCGACGCGCCCGAGCTGGACCAGGTCTGCATCGACGATCACGCCGATCCCTGGACCTGCGGTATCGAGGCCCGCGACCAGCTTGCGAAGCTGATCAACAAGCGCTCCGTGCGGTGCGACGATGTCGGGCCGGAGAAGAGTTTTGGCAAGCGGCACCGGGCGATCTGCACGGCCGAGGGCGACAAGGCGACCTTGAACGAGCAGCTGGTCAAGCTCGGCTTTGCCATCGCCCGCGAACCGATCAAGGCGAACGTCAAGCCCGCGGCGGGCGAAGCCAAGACGGCCTCGGCCGGAATCTGGAAGGGTTGCTTCGTTGCACCGCAAGACTTCCGCGCCGGCAAGAAGGACGGCGCGCTGCTCGGCGCCGCCTGCCGCGCCGACCGCGACAAGGAAATCCGCGCTGTGCTGTTCCCGGAGGACCTGACGATGCCGCCGAGTTGCAGCATCAAGGGCAAGCTCGCGGTGCGCGCCCGCGTCACCGGCAATATCGGCATCTATCATCTGAGGGGCTGCCCGAGCTACCCGGCGACCACCAAGCCGGACCGCTGGTTCTGCTCGGAGGACGACGCCCAGGCGGCCGGATTCCGCAAGGCCTACAATTGCCGCCGGCCAAAGTGA
- a CDS encoding urate hydroxylase PuuD — protein sequence MWGSIISEWASLLLRWLHVVAAIAWIGSSFYFIALDLSLKSRSDLPDGVQGEAWQVHGGGFYRIMKYLVAPSQMPDELTWFKWEAYTTWLSGFALMVVVYYLEADLFLVDKSILDLTPFQAGLFSFCSLALAWLLYEAACRSGLAQRELPFAIGGYLFLVALTYAFTHVLSGRGAFNQIGAIIGTIMVANVFALIIPNQKKIVASLIAGQAPDPKLGKASKERSVHNNYLTLPVVVLMISNHYPLLYATRFNWIIVAIILALGPVIRHFFNERHAGRKSPWWVWGVAAIGVIAILLLSAAGPREVKTGALAAQPTLAAVEEIVTSRCSMCHAAEPVWVGIVTAPKGILLDAPEHIHRNIRLIGRVAAWSNAMPPGNITEMTSEERAILAAYLEQAR from the coding sequence ATGTGGGGATCCATCATATCGGAATGGGCGAGCCTGCTGCTGCGCTGGCTCCACGTGGTGGCGGCGATCGCATGGATCGGCAGTTCCTTCTATTTCATCGCCCTCGACCTCAGCCTCAAATCCAGAAGTGACCTGCCCGACGGCGTGCAGGGCGAGGCCTGGCAGGTCCATGGCGGCGGCTTCTACCGGATCATGAAATATCTGGTCGCACCCTCTCAGATGCCGGACGAGCTGACCTGGTTCAAATGGGAAGCTTACACCACCTGGCTGTCCGGCTTCGCGCTGATGGTGGTGGTCTATTATCTCGAGGCCGATTTGTTCCTGGTCGACAAGTCGATCCTCGACCTCACGCCATTCCAGGCCGGGCTGTTCAGCTTCTGCAGCCTCGCGTTGGCGTGGCTGCTCTATGAAGCCGCCTGCCGTTCCGGTCTTGCGCAGCGCGAATTGCCCTTTGCAATCGGCGGCTACCTGTTCCTGGTCGCGCTGACCTACGCCTTCACCCATGTGCTGAGCGGCCGTGGCGCCTTCAACCAGATCGGCGCGATCATCGGCACCATCATGGTGGCCAATGTCTTTGCGCTGATCATCCCGAACCAGAAGAAGATCGTGGCCAGCCTGATCGCGGGACAGGCGCCAGATCCGAAGCTCGGCAAGGCCAGCAAGGAGCGCTCGGTCCACAACAACTACCTGACCCTGCCCGTGGTCGTGCTGATGATCAGCAACCACTATCCCCTGCTCTACGCCACGCGTTTCAACTGGATCATCGTCGCCATCATCCTGGCGCTGGGACCCGTGATCCGCCATTTCTTCAACGAGCGCCACGCCGGGCGCAAATCGCCATGGTGGGTGTGGGGCGTCGCTGCAATCGGCGTGATTGCGATCCTCTTGCTTTCCGCAGCCGGCCCGCGCGAGGTGAAGACAGGCGCGCTGGCAGCGCAGCCGACCCTCGCCGCCGTCGAGGAGATCGTGACGTCCCGTTGCAGCATGTGCCACGCCGCCGAGCCGGTCTGGGTCGGCATCGTCACCGCGCCGAAGGGCATCCTGCTCGATGCGCCCGAGCACATCCACCGCAACATCCGCCTGATCGGCCGCGTCGCGGCCTGGTCCAATGCGATGCCGCCGGGCAACATCACCGAAATGACCAGCGAGGAGCGCGCGATCCTTGCTGCCTATCTCGAGCAAGCCCGCTGA
- a CDS encoding PQQ-dependent sugar dehydrogenase, translating into MKSRILSVAIFAGLLVATGAQAEPVLQGKDAYGDWQADKPGTIRLIRPQDLVKPGATRSVASSSRVVPRPPEAGLQVPAGFKVELFAEGLRAPRIIRVAPNGDVFVAETRAGTIRVLGAGEGNKLATNEVFASGLKQPFGIAFFPSGDNPQWVYVANTDSVVRFPYQAGDLKARGKAETIVASLPHDGGHSTRDIVFTPDNKRMLVSVGSLSNVAEGLGTPPGGMEAWSKAQPLGAAWASETERAAVLAFNPDGKERKIYATGIRNCVGLAIQPQTGLPWCSTNERDGLGDDLVPDYVTSVKEGAFYGWPWFYIGGNEDPRHAGARPDIKDRVTVPDVLVQPHSASLGMAFYQGTQFPSEYQGDAFAAEHGSWNRSKRTGYKVIRIRMKDGKPTGEYEDFVTGFVVSDTDVWGRPVGVAVAKDGSLLVSEDGNGTIWRVSRQPQ; encoded by the coding sequence TTGAAGAGCAGGATTTTGTCTGTCGCGATATTCGCGGGGCTGCTGGTTGCGACCGGTGCGCAGGCCGAGCCGGTGTTGCAGGGCAAGGACGCCTATGGCGACTGGCAGGCCGACAAGCCGGGCACAATCCGGCTGATCCGCCCGCAGGATCTGGTCAAGCCCGGTGCGACGCGGTCGGTGGCGAGCTCGTCGCGCGTGGTGCCGCGTCCGCCGGAGGCTGGGCTCCAGGTGCCGGCGGGATTCAAGGTCGAGCTGTTTGCCGAAGGTCTGCGCGCGCCGCGCATCATCAGGGTGGCGCCGAACGGCGATGTCTTCGTCGCGGAGACGCGGGCCGGCACCATCCGCGTGCTGGGCGCCGGGGAGGGCAACAAGCTCGCGACCAATGAAGTGTTCGCCAGCGGTCTGAAGCAGCCATTCGGCATCGCCTTCTTCCCGAGCGGTGACAATCCGCAATGGGTCTATGTCGCCAACACCGACAGCGTCGTTCGCTTTCCCTATCAGGCCGGCGATCTCAAGGCGCGCGGCAAGGCCGAGACGATCGTGGCAAGCCTGCCGCATGACGGCGGCCATTCCACCCGCGACATCGTCTTCACGCCCGACAACAAGCGCATGCTCGTCTCCGTCGGCTCGCTCAGCAATGTCGCGGAAGGTTTGGGCACGCCGCCGGGCGGAATGGAGGCGTGGTCGAAAGCGCAGCCACTCGGCGCGGCATGGGCCAGCGAGACCGAACGCGCCGCGGTGCTGGCTTTCAATCCTGATGGCAAGGAGCGGAAGATCTACGCCACCGGCATCCGCAATTGCGTCGGCCTCGCGATCCAGCCGCAGACGGGGCTGCCCTGGTGCTCGACCAACGAGCGCGACGGTCTCGGCGACGATCTCGTGCCCGATTACGTCACCAGCGTGAAGGAAGGCGCGTTCTACGGCTGGCCGTGGTTCTATATCGGCGGCAACGAAGACCCGCGCCATGCCGGCGCGCGACCCGATATCAAGGACAGAGTGACGGTGCCCGATGTGCTGGTGCAGCCGCATTCGGCCTCGCTCGGCATGGCCTTCTACCAGGGCACGCAGTTTCCGTCCGAGTACCAGGGCGACGCCTTCGCCGCCGAGCACGGCTCGTGGAACCGGTCGAAGCGCACCGGCTACAAGGTCATCCGCATCCGCATGAAGGACGGCAAGCCGACGGGCGAGTACGAGGATTTCGTCACGGGCTTTGTCGTCAGCGACACGGACGTTTGGGGGCGGCCGGTCGGCGTTGCCGTCGCAAAGGATGGATCGCTGCTGGTGTCGGAGGATGGCAACGGCACGATCTGGCGGGTGAGCCGACAGCCACAGTGA
- a CDS encoding SDR family NAD(P)-dependent oxidoreductase, with protein MQGPEDDAGLAGKVALISGGGAAGDGVGNGRAAAILLARAGAKVLVADRDLKLAERTVEMIAAEGGTAAVHGGDVTSETDCRLLVEAALDRWSRLDFLDNNVGIGSRGSVVDEAPEQYRRVMQVNVETMFLLSKHAIPAMIKTAKGGAIVNISSISALRPRGLTTYTTSKAAIIGLTRAMAVDHGRDKIRVNCICPGPMYTPMVYARGMSEQARAQRAEASVLKTEGTGWDVGHAVKFLLSNFSRYITGQVLVVDGGVTLQAPERESQEH; from the coding sequence ATGCAGGGCCCTGAGGACGATGCCGGTCTCGCCGGCAAGGTTGCGCTGATCAGCGGCGGCGGCGCCGCGGGCGACGGCGTCGGCAACGGCCGCGCTGCAGCAATCTTGCTGGCCCGTGCCGGCGCCAAGGTGCTTGTCGCCGATCGCGACCTCAAGCTCGCCGAACGCACTGTGGAGATGATCGCGGCCGAGGGCGGCACGGCCGCGGTCCATGGCGGCGATGTCACCAGCGAGACCGATTGCCGGCTGCTGGTCGAAGCTGCGCTCGATCGCTGGAGCCGGCTCGATTTCCTCGACAACAATGTCGGCATCGGCAGCCGCGGCAGCGTGGTCGACGAGGCGCCCGAACAATATCGCCGCGTCATGCAGGTCAATGTCGAGACCATGTTCCTGCTCTCCAAGCACGCGATCCCCGCCATGATCAAGACCGCCAAGGGCGGCGCGATCGTCAACATCTCCTCGATCTCGGCGCTGCGGCCGCGCGGGCTCACGACCTACACGACGTCGAAGGCCGCCATCATCGGCCTGACGCGCGCGATGGCGGTCGATCACGGCCGCGACAAGATCCGCGTCAACTGCATCTGCCCGGGCCCGATGTACACACCGATGGTCTATGCCCGCGGCATGAGCGAGCAGGCCCGCGCCCAGCGCGCCGAAGCCTCCGTGCTCAAGACCGAAGGCACCGGCTGGGACGTCGGCCACGCCGTCAAGTTCCTGCTCAGCAACTTTTCCCGCTACATCACCGGCCAGGTGCTGGTGGTGGACGGCGGCGTCACGCTGCAAGCCCCCGAACGCGAGTCACAAGAACATTAG
- the cyoD gene encoding cytochrome o ubiquinol oxidase subunit IV translates to MSDQSHVRIDHDLAPGEEEQHSVGARILGYVVGLALALVLTATSFFIAGTDLVWQPSIPVALIVLAIAQMGVHLVFFLHITTGPDNTNNVLALAFGLLVVFLVVGGTVWIMAHLNANMPPMDHIMRMQ, encoded by the coding sequence ATGAGCGATCAGAGCCACGTGCGAATCGACCATGACCTCGCACCGGGCGAGGAAGAACAACACAGTGTCGGCGCCCGGATCCTTGGCTACGTCGTCGGGCTCGCGCTCGCGCTGGTGCTGACGGCGACGTCGTTCTTCATCGCGGGCACCGATCTGGTCTGGCAGCCTTCCATTCCGGTGGCGCTGATCGTGCTGGCGATCGCGCAGATGGGGGTGCACCTGGTGTTCTTCCTGCACATCACGACCGGCCCCGACAACACCAACAACGTGCTGGCGCTGGCCTTCGGACTGCTGGTGGTCTTCCTGGTCGTGGGTGGCACCGTCTGGATCATGGCGCATCTCAACGCGAACATGCCGCCGATGGACCACATCATGCGGATGCAGTGA
- a CDS encoding SDR family NAD(P)-dependent oxidoreductase, which produces MRLKDKVAIVVGAGQSPGEGMGNGRATALTFAREGAMVLCVDHHLESAQETVAMITAKHGSAAAFRADVTKSADIKAMVKDAQSRWGRIDVLHNNVGVSLSGGDAELLQLTEEAFDRVVAINLKSCILAAKEVIPIMRTQGSGAIINISSMAAITNYPYVAYKATKSAMIAFTEQLAYQNAEYGIRANVILPGLMNTPMAVDTRAREWHKTRAEVEAERDSKVPLRKKMGTGWDVANAALFLASDEANFITGVTLPVDGGASVRRG; this is translated from the coding sequence ATGCGCCTGAAAGACAAGGTTGCAATCGTCGTCGGCGCCGGCCAGAGCCCCGGCGAAGGCATGGGCAATGGCCGCGCCACCGCCCTGACCTTCGCGCGCGAGGGCGCAATGGTCCTGTGCGTCGATCATCATCTGGAATCTGCGCAGGAGACGGTGGCGATGATCACCGCGAAACATGGCTCCGCCGCGGCCTTCAGGGCCGACGTCACGAAGTCCGCCGACATCAAGGCGATGGTGAAGGACGCACAGTCGCGCTGGGGCCGGATCGACGTGCTGCATAACAATGTCGGCGTCAGCCTGTCCGGCGGCGATGCCGAGCTGCTGCAACTGACCGAGGAAGCGTTCGACCGTGTCGTCGCCATCAACCTGAAGAGCTGCATTCTCGCGGCGAAAGAAGTGATCCCGATCATGCGTACGCAAGGCAGCGGCGCCATCATCAACATCTCTTCGATGGCGGCGATCACGAATTATCCCTACGTCGCCTACAAGGCGACGAAGTCGGCGATGATCGCCTTCACCGAACAGCTCGCCTACCAGAATGCCGAATACGGCATCCGCGCCAACGTCATCCTGCCCGGCCTGATGAACACCCCGATGGCCGTCGACACCCGCGCCCGCGAATGGCACAAGACCCGCGCCGAGGTCGAAGCCGAACGCGACAGCAAGGTACCGCTACGCAAGAAAATGGGCACCGGCTGGGACGTCGCCAACGCCGCGCTGTTCCTGGCGTCGGACGAGGCGAACTTCATCACCGGCGTGACGCTGCCGGTAGATGGCGGGGCCAGCGTGAGGCGGGGGTAG
- a CDS encoding VOC family protein has protein sequence MALKNVIGIDHAVVMVKDLDKAAENYRQLGFTVSPRGTHSAHMGTGNYTIMFDPDYMELLGVLAATEHNAPARAFLDKRGEGIERIAFTAVDSTAGAEEIRARGFTPVGPTDFERPVTLPDGTVSAAKFRTFMWPTAEAPGGVRIFACQHKTRETVWIPQLMKHANAAKRIRQALIATPEPAKEAAHLGRLIDREPFAEADGAVTVRSGGDRADFVYLSLEQLGKRYPGVPLTGLSERGGAALVLVSGDLAATEKALGSAAVRSGPAICVPPAKANGTLLAFVAG, from the coding sequence GTGGCCCTCAAGAACGTCATCGGTATCGACCACGCCGTGGTCATGGTGAAGGACCTCGACAAGGCCGCCGAGAATTATCGGCAGCTCGGCTTCACCGTGTCGCCGCGCGGCACCCACAGCGCGCATATGGGCACCGGCAATTACACCATCATGTTCGACCCCGATTATATGGAGCTGCTCGGCGTGCTCGCCGCGACCGAGCACAACGCGCCGGCGCGCGCCTTCCTCGACAAGCGCGGCGAAGGCATCGAGCGCATCGCCTTCACGGCGGTCGATTCCACTGCCGGCGCCGAAGAGATTCGCGCACGCGGCTTCACGCCTGTCGGCCCGACCGATTTCGAGCGTCCGGTGACCTTGCCTGACGGCACGGTCTCGGCGGCAAAATTCCGCACCTTCATGTGGCCGACCGCGGAAGCGCCCGGGGGCGTGCGCATCTTCGCCTGCCAGCACAAGACCCGCGAGACGGTCTGGATTCCCCAACTGATGAAGCACGCCAATGCGGCGAAGCGGATCAGGCAGGCGCTGATCGCAACACCCGAGCCCGCGAAGGAGGCCGCGCATCTTGGCCGGCTGATCGACCGCGAGCCGTTCGCCGAGGCCGATGGCGCGGTCACGGTGCGCTCCGGCGGCGATCGTGCCGACTTCGTCTATCTGTCGCTGGAGCAGCTCGGAAAGCGCTATCCCGGCGTGCCGCTCACAGGTCTGTCCGAGCGCGGCGGCGCGGCGCTGGTGCTCGTCAGCGGCGATCTGGCGGCGACCGAGAAGGCGCTGGGTTCGGCAGCCGTGCGCAGCGGGCCCGCGATCTGTGTGCCGCCGGCCAAGGCCAACGGCACCCTGCTCGCCTTCGTTGCCGGTTGA
- a CDS encoding carboxymuconolactone decarboxylase family protein, protein MARLPYLEADQVAPEYRDMLKRNTNLHKLLVNSPEMARAFNGIGGYIRFKSQLDPRLRELAILQVGWMEKSEYEFTHHVKIGKEFGVTDEDIAGLMAETEGKPSKLEPLARAILKGAREMVRQLAMTDVTFAEIKRHLSDEHMVDLVLTIGFYCGVVRVLATMKIDNEPYYKEVLQQYPIPGVN, encoded by the coding sequence ATGGCCCGCCTGCCCTATCTCGAGGCCGACCAGGTCGCGCCCGAATATCGCGACATGCTCAAGCGCAACACGAATCTGCACAAGCTGCTGGTCAACTCGCCGGAGATGGCGCGCGCCTTCAACGGCATCGGCGGCTATATCCGCTTCAAGAGCCAGCTCGACCCGCGTCTGCGCGAGCTCGCGATCCTCCAGGTCGGCTGGATGGAAAAATCGGAATACGAGTTCACCCATCATGTGAAGATTGGTAAGGAGTTCGGCGTCACCGACGAGGACATCGCCGGCCTGATGGCGGAGACCGAGGGTAAGCCCTCGAAGCTCGAGCCGCTGGCCAGGGCGATCCTGAAAGGCGCCCGCGAGATGGTTCGGCAGCTTGCAATGACGGACGTCACCTTCGCCGAGATCAAGCGGCACCTCTCCGACGAGCACATGGTCGATCTCGTCCTGACCATCGGCTTTTATTGCGGCGTGGTGCGCGTGCTCGCCACCATGAAGATCGACAACGAGCCCTATTACAAAGAGGTACTCCAGCAGTACCCGATCCCGGGAGTGAACTGA